In the genome of Helicobacter kayseriensis, one region contains:
- the tolB gene encoding Tol-Pal system protein TolB, which produces MNRVIVICLLLCVRIFYGADAKLEIVKGQKYLPLIAIHNVGNDLEKKIANMLAKDLEVSGNFKISLQSKEIQNQPNYLLYQAQQIDLLANVIQQGNEVRLDFFDVNAKKKLLSEKFSLSEKSLFPFIAHRMANVINDYFKAPSIKWMEGKVVFAKLIAPSKSAIVIADYTLTFQETIINDGLNIFPKWADEKQESLFFTKYLDRPTILKYNLKNKKFERILSSQGMAVVSDVSSDYKKLLVSMAPIGQADVYLYDLEAKSTTKLTNYPGIDVGANFIEDKKKIIFISDRLGYPNVFLMNENGSGVEQAVFHGRNNSSVASNGKYIAYSSREEKNEFGSSIFNLYLMESGSSAIRRLTLNGANQMPRFSRDGENVMFLKNANNQSSLGLVRLRYNKTFLFPIRGVKIQSFDW; this is translated from the coding sequence ATGAATAGAGTGATTGTGATTTGTTTGTTGTTATGTGTGAGGATATTTTATGGAGCTGATGCTAAGCTAGAAATTGTTAAGGGACAAAAATATCTTCCGCTTATTGCTATTCATAATGTAGGCAATGATCTAGAAAAAAAGATTGCCAATATGCTTGCCAAAGATCTTGAAGTGAGTGGAAATTTTAAAATTTCACTCCAATCAAAGGAGATTCAGAATCAACCTAATTATCTGCTTTATCAGGCTCAACAAATTGATTTATTGGCCAATGTTATTCAGCAGGGAAATGAGGTGAGATTGGATTTTTTTGATGTTAATGCGAAAAAAAAGCTTTTGTCTGAAAAATTTTCTCTTTCTGAAAAATCTCTTTTTCCCTTTATTGCTCATAGAATGGCTAATGTAATCAATGATTATTTTAAAGCCCCAAGCATTAAATGGATGGAGGGAAAGGTTGTTTTTGCCAAATTGATTGCCCCATCAAAGAGTGCAATTGTAATCGCAGACTATACTTTGACATTTCAAGAAACTATTATTAATGATGGTTTAAATATTTTTCCAAAATGGGCTGATGAAAAACAAGAGAGTCTGTTTTTTACAAAATATTTAGACCGACCAACGATTCTCAAATATAACCTGAAAAATAAGAAATTTGAGCGCATTTTGAGTTCGCAAGGAATGGCTGTAGTGTCAGATGTGAGTTCAGATTATAAAAAACTTCTTGTGAGTATGGCGCCAATTGGACAGGCTGATGTTTATCTTTATGATCTTGAGGCAAAAAGCACAACCAAGCTTACCAACTATCCAGGGATTGATGTTGGGGCAAATTTTATTGAAGATAAGAAAAAAATTATTTTTATTTCTGATCGCCTAGGCTATCCAAATGTCTTTTTGATGAATGAAAATGGTAGTGGAGTTGAGCAAGCTGTTTTTCATGGAAGGAATAACTCTTCTGTAGCTTCAAATGGAAAATATATCGCTTATTCTAGTCGTGAAGAAAAAAATGAATTTGGTTCAAGCATTTTTAATCTTTATCTTATGGAATCAGGAAGTAGTGCTATTAGACGTTTAACGCTTAATGGTGCAAATCAAATGCCTAGGTTTTCGCGTGATGGCGAGAATGTTATGTTTTTAAAAAATGCAAATAATCAAAGCTCTTTAGGGCTAGTGAGATTGAGATATAATAAAACATTCTTGTTTCCAATTAGGGGCGTGAAGATACAATCATTTGACTGGTAG
- a CDS encoding OmpA family protein: MKKFYIVCLVCLGLLLSACGDKKADIAQGGNSELIQPQQPQEGGDNFEEVIEEYEPPKPSLQANQFQVIYFAFDSFSISKEMFSKINQNAELLKENPNVTIVLEGNTDAYGSDEYNLALGNKRALAVKEALIVRGIKQDRIEVVSFGETKPVCVTNNSPECRQENRRVDFVLKETH, translated from the coding sequence ATGAAAAAGTTTTATATTGTGTGTTTGGTGTGTTTGGGGCTATTACTGAGTGCGTGTGGAGATAAAAAGGCAGATATTGCACAGGGAGGGAATTCTGAATTGATTCAGCCACAACAGCCACAAGAAGGAGGTGATAATTTTGAGGAGGTGATTGAAGAATATGAGCCTCCAAAGCCTTCTTTGCAAGCCAATCAGTTTCAGGTCATTTATTTTGCTTTTGATTCGTTTTCGATTTCCAAAGAAATGTTTTCTAAAATCAATCAAAATGCAGAACTCTTAAAAGAAAATCCAAATGTAACTATTGTTTTGGAGGGCAATACTGATGCTTATGGAAGCGATGAGTATAATCTTGCATTGGGGAATAAGCGTGCTTTGGCTGTTAAGGAAGCCTTAATTGTAAGAGGGATCAAACAAGATCGCATTGAAGTTGTTAGTTTTGGAGAAACAAAGCCTGTATGTGTAACAAACAATAGTCCTGAATGCCGACAAGAAAATAGGAGAGTTGATTTTGTTCTTAAAGAGACACATTAA
- a CDS encoding tetratricopeptide repeat protein produces MFLKRHIKLSFFCAFFSFLIAAEPSAFESQSGATKKDIKSLKDSSINLSSILLDLQGRVETLEQVQHGLQSLYDGQNQKIQNLLLGLENQTITAEELKTQIELLKESFAQMSEGQKIIKNKQDEFLLKIGEFEKKIREITDVSTNLNTLVLNEFKNVKDELKKQADVMLANQDNIQKLGVELEKILSDKKEEQKKNSFKSYEKKSDVFKEAKRLFWDKKFNEARDRFSWLVAQNYQKAEANYFLGQIAYRQKRYEDAIFYYRESATLDDKASYMPILMLNTIKSFEAIKDQKNALKFSETLIALYPKSKEALEAKKIQNKLKGENKNGK; encoded by the coding sequence TTGTTCTTAAAGAGACACATTAAATTAAGTTTTTTTTGTGCATTTTTTTCTTTTTTAATTGCCGCTGAGCCTTCTGCGTTTGAAAGTCAAAGTGGAGCGACAAAAAAAGATATCAAAAGTCTGAAAGATAGCAGTATAAATTTATCTTCAATTCTCCTTGATTTGCAAGGGAGGGTTGAGACATTAGAACAAGTTCAACATGGACTTCAGAGTTTATATGATGGACAAAATCAAAAGATTCAGAATCTTCTCCTAGGGCTTGAAAACCAAACTATCACTGCAGAGGAATTAAAAACTCAAATTGAACTTCTAAAAGAGAGTTTTGCTCAAATGAGTGAAGGGCAAAAAATCATTAAAAATAAGCAAGATGAATTCTTGCTAAAAATTGGAGAGTTTGAAAAAAAGATTCGTGAAATCACTGATGTGAGCACAAATCTCAATACTCTTGTTCTAAATGAGTTTAAAAATGTGAAAGATGAGCTTAAAAAACAAGCCGATGTTATGCTTGCCAATCAAGACAATATACAAAAGCTAGGAGTTGAGCTTGAAAAAATTTTGAGTGACAAAAAAGAAGAGCAAAAAAAGAATAGCTTCAAGAGTTATGAAAAAAAATCAGATGTTTTTAAGGAAGCCAAACGCTTGTTTTGGGATAAAAAATTCAATGAAGCTCGAGATCGCTTTTCTTGGCTTGTAGCTCAAAATTATCAAAAGGCTGAAGCAAATTATTTTTTGGGGCAAATTGCATATCGTCAGAAGCGTTATGAGGATGCGATTTTTTATTATAGAGAAAGTGCGACTCTAGATGATAAGGCGAGTTATATGCCTATTTTGATGCTTAATACTATTAAGTCATTTGAGGCAATTAAAGATCAAAAGAATGCCCTAAAGTTTAGTGAGACGCTTATTGCTTTGTATCCAAAATCCAAAGAGGCTCTTGAAGCTAAGAAGATTCAAAACAAATTAAAAGGAGAAAATAAAAATGGAAAATAA
- a CDS encoding FKBP-type peptidyl-prolyl cis-trans isomerase codes for MENKKVMSLHYCVKEQGKEEVLDQNQEGETLDFILGASQIIPGLERALIDTQKGEKKEVVVLPDEAYGEYRVDFLQEVPRDQFEGIDLREGMTLFGHGEDGRSVQVIVKSFNDQMVMIDYNHPLAGKTLVFDVTVVDVRDATEEDLMVMGGGGCCGGGHHDDHEEHGGGCCGGGGCCGGGHH; via the coding sequence ATGGAAAATAAAAAAGTTATGTCTTTACATTATTGTGTTAAAGAACAAGGAAAAGAAGAAGTGCTTGATCAAAATCAAGAAGGTGAAACTTTGGATTTTATCCTTGGGGCTTCTCAGATCATTCCTGGTCTTGAAAGAGCTTTGATTGATACACAAAAAGGAGAGAAGAAAGAAGTTGTTGTTTTGCCTGATGAGGCCTATGGTGAGTATAGAGTTGATTTTTTGCAAGAAGTCCCAAGAGATCAATTTGAGGGAATTGATTTGAGAGAGGGAATGACGCTTTTTGGACATGGAGAAGATGGAAGAAGTGTGCAGGTTATCGTTAAAAGTTTCAATGATCAAATGGTCATGATTGATTATAACCATCCTTTGGCTGGCAAAACCCTTGTGTTTGATGTCACTGTTGTTGATGTTCGTGATGCTACAGAGGAAGATTTGATGGTAATGGGTGGTGGAGGATGCTGTGGAGGAGGGCATCATGATGATCACGAGGAGCATGGCGGGGGATGTTGTGGTGGTGGAGGATGCTGTGGAGGAGGGCATCATTAA
- a CDS encoding DUF5666 domain-containing protein, translated as MKKILILFTLVGLNFVLADIKGIIQSIDSDKKTITINGTVIGVMPYTKIEQDSCGMGWDTPKKFVDLKQGDFVDIDLIYNNNMPIAEEIEIKCMKNRAY; from the coding sequence ATGAAAAAAATATTGATACTATTCACTTTAGTAGGATTAAACTTCGTTTTAGCAGATATTAAAGGTATTATTCAATCCATCGATTCTGATAAAAAAACAATCACCATCAATGGAACAGTCATAGGAGTCATGCCCTATACAAAAATTGAACAAGATTCTTGTGGAATGGGATGGGATACTCCAAAAAAGTTTGTTGATCTAAAACAAGGCGATTTTGTTGATATCGACCTAATCTACAATAACAATATGCCAATTGCTGAAGAAATTGAAATCAAGTGCATGAAAAATCGCGCTTATTGA
- the purU gene encoding formyltetrahydrofolate deformylase — MKHILTISSPDAQGIIAKVATILSAHHLNIEKNDEHVDLQKHHFFMRTEFSGECQIQDLLREIKDSLSPQSQVHIKKEEKKSIIILCTKENHCLGDLLLRYESGELNAHIQAIISNHTILQSLSEKFEIPFFHVDSQHLSREEHEAEILKITQNFSPDLLVLAKYMRILTPNFVSHFPNQIINIHHSFLPAFIGANPYKQAYERGVKIIGATAHFVNDHLDEGPIIVQDIIHIDHSYSWQDMQRAGRDVEKVVLARGLNLVLQDRVFVFENKTIIF; from the coding sequence ATGAAACATATCCTTACAATCAGCTCTCCAGATGCACAAGGCATCATTGCCAAAGTTGCAACAATTTTAAGCGCACATCATCTCAACATCGAAAAAAATGATGAACATGTTGATTTGCAAAAGCATCATTTTTTTATGCGCACTGAGTTTAGCGGAGAATGTCAGATCCAAGATCTCTTAAGAGAAATCAAAGATTCCCTTTCTCCTCAATCTCAAGTGCACATCAAAAAAGAAGAAAAAAAATCCATCATTATCCTTTGTACAAAAGAAAACCATTGTTTGGGGGATTTGCTTTTGCGATATGAGAGTGGGGAGCTCAACGCACACATCCAAGCAATCATTTCCAACCATACAATTTTGCAATCTTTGAGCGAAAAATTTGAGATCCCATTTTTTCATGTTGATTCTCAACATCTCTCGCGAGAAGAACATGAAGCAGAGATTCTCAAAATTACACAGAATTTTTCTCCAGACCTTCTTGTGCTTGCAAAATACATGCGTATCCTTACGCCAAATTTTGTCTCTCATTTTCCAAATCAAATTATCAATATCCACCATTCATTTCTTCCAGCTTTTATCGGAGCAAATCCCTATAAGCAGGCTTATGAACGGGGAGTGAAGATCATTGGTGCAACAGCGCATTTTGTCAATGACCATTTAGATGAAGGACCCATTATTGTGCAAGATATTATCCATATTGACCATTCTTATAGCTGGCAAGATATGCAAAGGGCAGGAAGAGATGTAGAAAAAGTTGTTTTAGCAAGAGGTCTCAATCTTGTTTTGCAAGATCGTGTATTTGTTTTTGAAAACAAAACGATCATTTTTTAA
- the sppA gene encoding signal peptide peptidase SppA — translation MKYFKLLVLLVIIILLWGNSEKNQDSQANLAKLYLRGPILQSDDFREQVQRIKAHPNIKGVLLVVDSPGGGIGASIEIANLIKELRDTMPIVAHVEGAMASGGYYAGMYSDKIIANRGAVIGSIGVVLEGFNIKPLLDKIGIYPQNLQEGEYKRIGTPFRSWSDEEKKFLQNFIHEQYLMFVDDVIQARALNNPNPNIFANGKIFSAKTALKLGLIDTIGSQNQAIKELSEIAQIQDPIWLEKSKTQEWIDRLSNASLAVFSNFFQGSIQ, via the coding sequence ATGAAGTATTTCAAGCTTCTTGTTTTGCTTGTGATTATTATTCTCCTTTGGGGAAATAGTGAAAAAAATCAAGACTCACAAGCCAATTTGGCCAAACTTTATCTCAGAGGCCCTATCTTACAAAGCGATGATTTTCGAGAACAAGTCCAAAGAATCAAAGCACACCCAAATATTAAAGGGGTGTTGCTTGTGGTTGATTCTCCTGGTGGAGGGATTGGAGCAAGTATTGAGATTGCCAATCTCATTAAAGAGCTTAGAGACACAATGCCTATCGTCGCTCATGTTGAGGGAGCGATGGCAAGTGGTGGCTATTATGCAGGAATGTATAGTGATAAAATCATTGCCAACCGTGGTGCAGTCATTGGATCAATTGGTGTTGTGCTAGAAGGCTTCAATATCAAACCCCTCTTAGATAAGATCGGAATCTATCCGCAAAATCTTCAAGAAGGAGAATACAAAAGGATAGGAACCCCCTTTAGAAGCTGGAGCGATGAAGAAAAAAAGTTCTTGCAAAACTTTATTCATGAACAATACTTAATGTTTGTCGATGATGTCATCCAAGCAAGAGCTCTAAATAATCCTAATCCAAATATATTCGCTAATGGAAAAATTTTCAGTGCAAAAACAGCACTCAAACTAGGACTCATTGATACTATTGGCTCCCAAAATCAAGCCATAAAAGAATTGAGTGAAATCGCTCAAATCCAAGACCCCATTTGGCTTGAAAAATCCAAGACTCAAGAATGGATTGATCGACTTAGCAATGCCTCTCTTGCAGTATTTTCCAACTTTTTTCAAGGCTCAATCCAATGA
- the mqnF gene encoding aminofutalosine deaminase family hydrolase: protein MLKIIGASCVFKCDQDFSILQDGGVLFECDPHSSSNQILKIQDFATLTQEYPHLQATFYSDCVLLPAFSNAHIHFEFSNNQSHLLYGDFPTWLSSVIAHREELFENLTQGIQREINLQLASGISSVGAISSYGYDIDPLAQSPLRVTLFNEAIGSNPQALDFLYQNLLERFEKCKILKNHKFSPALAIHSPYSTHYVLSKKVALLAQSESVKLSCHFLESKEEKQWLYEKNGWFQEFFSHFFKVANAKPTMNAHEFLDLLSNLSPLFVHCLFADDAIFDKISQINGSVICAPRSNRLLNGCYLDLDRLTHVKLAPIFSTDGLSSNYSLNLIEEIRSAFFGYAHLDAEKLAKNLLLGITRFPAIALGNNNGELKEGKDADLAIFPCCGIQTSQQKPLHFVLYAQTQVKDLYINGIGEYTWKQ, encoded by the coding sequence ATGCTAAAAATCATTGGAGCTAGTTGCGTTTTTAAATGCGATCAAGATTTTTCGATATTGCAAGATGGAGGAGTTCTTTTTGAATGTGATCCCCACTCATCATCCAACCAAATCCTTAAGATTCAAGATTTTGCAACACTAACACAAGAGTACCCCCATCTTCAAGCAACTTTTTATTCTGACTGTGTTCTTCTGCCCGCTTTTAGCAATGCTCATATTCATTTTGAATTTAGCAACAATCAAAGCCATCTTCTCTATGGTGATTTTCCCACATGGCTTAGCAGTGTCATTGCCCACAGAGAAGAGTTGTTTGAAAATCTCACTCAAGGTATTCAACGAGAAATCAACCTCCAACTTGCAAGCGGGATCTCAAGCGTTGGGGCAATCAGTAGCTATGGATATGACATTGATCCTCTTGCTCAATCCCCACTTAGAGTCACACTATTTAATGAAGCAATCGGAAGCAATCCTCAAGCACTTGATTTTTTATACCAGAATCTTTTGGAAAGATTTGAAAAATGCAAAATACTCAAAAACCACAAATTCTCACCTGCTTTAGCTATCCACTCCCCATACTCTACGCACTATGTTCTCTCTAAAAAAGTAGCTCTGCTTGCACAAAGCGAATCGGTCAAACTTAGTTGTCATTTTCTAGAATCTAAAGAGGAAAAACAATGGCTATATGAAAAAAATGGCTGGTTTCAAGAGTTTTTTTCTCATTTCTTTAAAGTCGCCAATGCCAAGCCAACAATGAATGCCCATGAATTCTTAGATCTTCTGAGTAACCTTTCTCCTCTTTTTGTACATTGCCTTTTTGCAGATGATGCGATTTTTGATAAAATTTCACAGATTAATGGGTCTGTGATATGCGCTCCGCGCTCCAATCGTCTCCTTAATGGATGCTATCTTGATCTTGATCGCCTGACTCATGTCAAGCTTGCTCCCATTTTTAGCACAGATGGATTGAGCTCAAATTATTCTTTGAATCTCATTGAAGAAATACGGAGTGCTTTTTTTGGGTATGCACATCTTGATGCTGAAAAACTTGCAAAAAATCTGCTTTTGGGAATCACGCGTTTTCCAGCTATTGCCTTAGGCAACAACAATGGAGAACTCAAAGAAGGAAAAGATGCAGATTTGGCTATTTTTCCATGTTGTGGGATCCAAACCTCCCAACAAAAACCCTTGCACTTCGTTTTATACGCACAAACCCAAGTCAAAGATCTCTACATTAATGGAATAGGAGAATATACGTGGAAACAATAA
- a CDS encoding mechanosensitive ion channel family protein, whose amino-acid sequence MIEVGAFFSHLWQSYSNFILACIKSLVILSFGLYLSFFLRKKIRQELSKRDEILGNFLAQVGFVCLLILTAITTLGTLGIQTNSLVAILGTTGLAIALGLKDSLSNLASGLMLVILRPFKKDDYIQIGTTKGKVKVINLFHTILTIDNQTQSIIPNTNITKASIINHAQHSFIKLSWTFTFRSKQPIQDLHPLIQKVLDSTQGIAQEPKPIFRLISIQNQILTYALEFWVPSSYSHNAIIQELLQKLESHFSIIEFSLKD is encoded by the coding sequence ATGATTGAGGTTGGTGCATTTTTTTCTCATCTTTGGCAATCTTACTCAAACTTTATCCTTGCGTGCATCAAGAGTCTTGTGATTCTATCCTTTGGGCTTTATCTCTCTTTCTTTCTCAGAAAAAAAATCAGACAAGAGCTCTCAAAAAGAGATGAAATTCTTGGAAATTTTTTAGCTCAAGTAGGCTTTGTTTGTCTCCTTATTTTGACAGCCATTACAACACTTGGCACTTTGGGAATCCAAACCAACTCCCTTGTTGCTATTCTTGGGACAACAGGATTGGCAATAGCACTAGGACTAAAAGATTCTCTTTCAAATCTTGCAAGTGGCCTAATGCTTGTTATTCTTAGACCTTTTAAAAAAGATGATTACATACAGATTGGAACCACTAAGGGAAAAGTCAAAGTGATCAATCTTTTTCATACAATTTTGACAATTGACAATCAAACACAATCCATTATCCCCAATACCAACATCACCAAAGCAAGTATCATTAATCATGCTCAGCACTCTTTCATCAAACTCTCTTGGACTTTCACATTTCGATCAAAACAACCCATTCAAGATCTTCATCCGCTCATCCAAAAAGTCCTAGATTCCACTCAAGGAATCGCTCAAGAACCCAAGCCTATTTTTCGCCTCATCTCTATACAAAATCAAATTCTAACTTATGCGTTAGAATTTTGGGTTCCATCTTCTTATAGCCACAATGCCATTATTCAAGAATTATTGCAAAAACTAGAATCTCATTTTTCCATTATCGAATTCTCTCTAAAGGATTAA
- a CDS encoding cytochrome c biogenesis CcdA family protein: MEEKWLADIFINTPFLASFLAGILTFLSPCILPLLPAYFSYISGLSIAELKENPSSHIPKIFFKCLFFVCGFFFIFILLGLFFNSFLGQFFSLPLIRYIAGGIIILFGLHFIGILKIKLLYQTKRFDFKGNSFLSPFLLGISFSLGWSPCVGPILTSILALSMTDKHFSLWLMLTFCLGLSIPFLLSSIFIGSSLRFFKSFSQHMKKIEILSGILLIIIGLVIAFDLMSQISNWLAQTL, from the coding sequence TTGGAAGAAAAATGGCTCGCTGATATTTTTATAAATACTCCATTCTTGGCAAGCTTTCTTGCCGGAATCTTGACTTTTTTAAGTCCTTGTATCCTCCCCTTGCTTCCTGCATACTTTTCTTATATTTCTGGTCTTTCTATTGCCGAACTCAAAGAAAACCCCTCTTCTCATATTCCAAAAATCTTCTTTAAATGCTTGTTTTTTGTTTGTGGATTTTTTTTCATTTTTATTCTGCTTGGCTTATTTTTTAATAGCTTTTTGGGACAATTTTTTAGCCTACCTTTGATTCGATATATCGCTGGAGGAATCATTATCCTATTTGGCCTCCACTTTATAGGGATTCTTAAAATCAAACTACTGTATCAAACCAAGCGCTTTGATTTTAAAGGAAATTCCTTTTTGTCCCCATTTTTGCTTGGCATTAGCTTTTCTTTAGGATGGAGCCCATGTGTTGGCCCAATTCTTACAAGCATTCTTGCGCTTTCTATGACAGACAAACACTTTTCTCTTTGGCTCATGCTAACTTTTTGTCTAGGATTGTCAATTCCCTTTTTACTTTCTTCTATTTTCATTGGAAGTAGTTTAAGATTCTTTAAATCTTTTTCACAACATATGAAAAAAATTGAAATTCTCTCTGGAATTTTGCTTATCATTATTGGCTTGGTCATTGCCTTTGACCTCATGAGTCAAATCTCAAATTGGCTTGCCCAAACTCTATAA